One segment of Polyangiaceae bacterium DNA contains the following:
- a CDS encoding IMP dehydrogenase, producing MARDQNRNEAANRADESTTSDASSRPSVGFSSGTDGSATTAPTKRARFFSAVSKDEPPPPRSRLWHLVLPLVLASIVIALGATSPLVRFAVPVVLMALAIAIRARTRSPRKAARRGILLDGPRLYFQPHGDVPRAVTYLGDPFGLTLVKSPERDRIVAVWSSHDGLFYVGTSLEKSGRRTLGAFVDRAFTVLGDDAALEAIGPDGDPLELTPSDFASLVLAVEELDPECQQRLVLSDARGAPFTLDGRELVVGERRFDLEAPLEWRPFVFQEAFGQSVTVYQGTSIRQGGSETVLVSLLPSFVPFEVRDWAQFDRAMLRDLRLVQAAPEDPPPRDARVAIDRLFVLPVRSALDTAPQASRRTSRARA from the coding sequence ATGGCACGCGACCAAAATCGCAACGAAGCCGCGAACCGGGCGGATGAGTCGACGACTTCGGACGCATCGTCAAGGCCGAGCGTAGGTTTTTCCTCCGGCACGGACGGTTCCGCGACAACCGCTCCAACCAAGCGAGCGCGTTTTTTCTCCGCCGTTTCGAAAGACGAACCTCCACCTCCGCGCTCACGCCTGTGGCATCTCGTGTTGCCCCTCGTGCTCGCTTCGATCGTCATCGCCTTGGGCGCGACGAGTCCCCTCGTGCGTTTCGCCGTTCCAGTCGTCCTCATGGCTTTGGCGATAGCCATTCGAGCGCGTACACGTTCGCCACGAAAAGCTGCCCGCAGAGGCATCTTGCTCGACGGACCGCGCCTCTATTTTCAGCCGCACGGCGATGTGCCCAGAGCTGTCACGTACCTAGGTGATCCGTTCGGCCTCACGCTCGTGAAAAGCCCCGAACGCGATCGCATCGTGGCCGTGTGGAGCTCGCATGACGGCCTGTTTTACGTCGGGACGAGTCTCGAAAAATCAGGACGCCGTACGCTTGGCGCATTCGTCGATCGCGCTTTTACCGTGCTCGGCGATGACGCCGCGCTCGAGGCCATTGGACCAGACGGCGATCCGCTCGAGCTTACCCCTTCGGATTTTGCATCGCTCGTTCTCGCAGTCGAAGAGCTCGATCCCGAATGCCAGCAGCGCCTCGTGCTCTCGGATGCCCGCGGCGCTCCGTTTACGCTCGACGGCCGCGAGCTCGTCGTCGGTGAACGACGTTTTGATCTGGAAGCACCGCTCGAGTGGCGGCCTTTCGTCTTTCAGGAAGCATTCGGGCAATCGGTGACCGTGTACCAAGGCACATCGATTCGCCAAGGCGGCAGCGAAACGGTGCTCGTGTCGCTCTTGCCTTCGTTCGTTCCGTTCGAGGTGCGAGATTGGGCGCAATTCGACCGAGCGATGCTGCGCGACCTGCGCCTCGTTCAAGCAGCGCCCGAGGACCCTCCGCCGCGAGATGCCCGTGTCGCGATTGATCGGCTTTTCGTGTTGCCCGTCAGGTCCGCACTGGACACCGCACCACAGGCGAGCCGCCGCACGTCACGCGCACGCGCTTAG
- a CDS encoding SCP2 sterol-binding domain-containing protein — MAVDIQKLFNEEVPAKIAKNPDAAKQIGATYQFVITGEGGGDWFIDVKDNPSCKAGNPGTAECTMTLAAEDFQKLMENPQANGMQLFFGGKLKVAGNNMLAMKLQKLFSL; from the coding sequence ATGGCCGTCGACATTCAGAAGCTCTTCAACGAGGAAGTTCCCGCCAAAATCGCCAAGAACCCCGATGCTGCCAAGCAAATCGGCGCGACGTATCAATTCGTCATCACCGGCGAAGGTGGCGGTGATTGGTTCATCGACGTGAAGGACAATCCGAGCTGCAAGGCGGGTAATCCTGGCACGGCGGAATGCACCATGACGCTCGCGGCCGAAGACTTCCAAAAGCTCATGGAGAACCCCCAAGCCAACGGCATGCAGCTCTTCTTCGGCGGCAAGCTGAAGGTTGCGGGCAACAACATGCTCGCCATGAAACTGCAGAAGCTCTTCTCTCTCTGA
- a CDS encoding heavy metal translocating P-type ATPase — MGDSPPVAKVKDPVCGMMVTPGAAKGGSHEHEGTTYWFCNPRCRDKFAAEPQKWLAPLESKAEPHPQKELAPSAAPSPAVAKVKDPVCGMMVTPGAAKGGSHEHEGATYWFCNPRCRDKFAAEPQEWLAPSPPPLHAVERGSGGEASSPSPLVERGLGGEAVVYVCPMDPEVRESKPGPCPICGMALEPEAVMTVEEPPNPELVDMTRRFWVSAALSLPLLVFAMGPMIPGWPVHAWPPQKWIELALATVVVAWGGFPFFERGARSIVTRRFNMFTLIAIGTGAAYVFSVVAVLAPGLFPPSMRGHGGSVPVYFEASAVIITLVLLGQVLELRARRQTSGAIRALLGLAPRSARRVRDDGTDEDVPIEKVAVGDRLRVRPGERVPVDGVVIEGSSVVDESMITGEPIPVEKRAGDPVTGATVNGTGSFVMRADRVGQGTLLAQIVRMVSEAQRTRAPIQRLADVVSGWFVPAVILVSIATFIVWMLVGPEPRLAFALANAVAVLIIACPCALGLATPMSIMVSTGRGARAGVLVKNAEALEVLERVDTLVVDKTGTLTEGKPKVVSVASLDDHDEAFVLRIASSLERGSEHPLAAAILEAAKSRSIALADVADFRVVAGHGLTGRIDGEPTALGSKRFMNELGIDTGHVESRAEALRTKGQTVVFIARAGRVIGLVGIADPIKPSAIEALAELRVEGIDIVMLTGDSRTTAMAVAADLGIDKVEAEVLPEQKSAAVERLSKSGKVVAMAGDGINDAPALAKAAVGLAMGTGTDVAMQSAGITLVKGDLRGIVRARRLGRATMRNIRQNLFFAFVYNGIGVPLAAGLLYPFFGILLSPMFASAAMSLSSVSVIANSLRLRTIRL, encoded by the coding sequence ATGGGTGATTCTCCGCCCGTGGCCAAAGTCAAAGACCCCGTGTGCGGGATGATGGTGACGCCCGGGGCGGCCAAAGGTGGGTCGCACGAGCACGAGGGGACGACGTACTGGTTTTGCAATCCGCGGTGCCGCGACAAGTTCGCGGCGGAACCACAAAAGTGGTTGGCACCTTTGGAAAGTAAGGCGGAACCCCATCCACAAAAGGAGCTGGCACCTTCTGCGGCACCGTCGCCCGCGGTGGCCAAGGTCAAGGATCCCGTGTGCGGGATGATGGTGACGCCCGGGGCGGCCAAAGGCGGGTCGCACGAGCACGAGGGGGCGACGTACTGGTTCTGCAATCCGCGGTGCCGCGACAAGTTCGCGGCAGAACCACAAGAGTGGTTGGCACCTTCTCCTCCCCCTCTCCACGCAGTGGAGAGGGGGTCGGGGGGTGAGGCCAGTTCCCCCTCTCCACTTGTGGAGAGGGGGTTAGGGGGTGAGGCAGTCGTTTACGTTTGTCCGATGGACCCCGAGGTTCGGGAGTCCAAACCCGGACCTTGCCCCATCTGCGGCATGGCCCTCGAGCCAGAAGCCGTCATGACCGTCGAAGAGCCGCCCAATCCCGAGCTCGTCGACATGACGCGACGCTTCTGGGTGTCGGCCGCGTTGAGCCTCCCGCTGCTCGTCTTTGCCATGGGACCCATGATCCCCGGCTGGCCCGTGCATGCATGGCCCCCGCAAAAGTGGATCGAGCTCGCTCTCGCGACCGTTGTCGTTGCATGGGGCGGCTTTCCGTTCTTCGAGCGCGGCGCGCGCTCCATCGTCACCCGCCGCTTCAACATGTTCACCCTCATCGCGATCGGTACCGGCGCAGCGTACGTCTTCAGCGTCGTCGCCGTCCTCGCGCCCGGCCTCTTTCCGCCGTCGATGCGTGGCCATGGCGGATCCGTCCCCGTCTACTTCGAAGCCTCCGCCGTGATCATCACGCTCGTGCTCCTCGGTCAGGTGCTCGAGCTCCGTGCGCGCAGACAAACCTCGGGCGCCATCCGAGCGCTTCTTGGGCTTGCTCCCCGCTCCGCACGACGCGTGCGTGACGACGGTACCGATGAAGACGTGCCCATCGAAAAGGTCGCCGTGGGTGATCGACTGCGAGTTCGTCCGGGCGAACGCGTTCCCGTCGATGGAGTCGTCATCGAAGGCTCGAGTGTCGTCGACGAGTCCATGATCACCGGCGAACCCATCCCCGTGGAGAAACGCGCGGGCGACCCCGTGACCGGAGCAACGGTCAACGGAACGGGCAGCTTCGTCATGCGTGCCGATCGCGTCGGGCAAGGAACACTCCTCGCGCAAATCGTCCGCATGGTGAGCGAAGCGCAGCGCACGCGAGCTCCCATTCAGCGCCTCGCCGACGTCGTTTCCGGCTGGTTTGTCCCGGCCGTCATCCTCGTCTCCATCGCCACGTTCATCGTGTGGATGCTCGTCGGCCCCGAACCTCGTCTTGCGTTTGCCCTCGCAAACGCCGTCGCGGTTCTCATCATCGCCTGTCCGTGCGCGCTCGGTCTCGCCACGCCCATGTCGATCATGGTCAGCACCGGTCGCGGTGCGCGCGCCGGCGTGCTCGTGAAAAATGCCGAGGCACTCGAAGTCCTCGAACGCGTCGACACGCTCGTCGTCGACAAGACCGGCACACTCACCGAGGGCAAACCCAAAGTCGTATCGGTCGCTTCACTGGACGATCACGATGAAGCGTTCGTCTTGCGCATTGCCTCGAGCCTCGAACGCGGAAGCGAACATCCTCTCGCCGCCGCGATCCTCGAAGCCGCCAAGTCGCGATCCATCGCGCTCGCTGATGTCGCCGACTTCCGCGTCGTGGCTGGTCATGGGCTCACGGGACGCATCGATGGTGAACCGACCGCACTCGGCAGCAAGCGATTCATGAACGAGCTCGGCATCGACACCGGTCATGTCGAATCACGCGCCGAAGCGCTTCGTACCAAGGGACAAACCGTCGTGTTCATCGCGCGCGCCGGACGCGTGATCGGCCTCGTCGGCATCGCCGATCCCATCAAGCCCTCGGCCATCGAAGCGCTTGCCGAGCTTCGTGTCGAAGGTATCGACATCGTCATGCTCACGGGCGATAGCCGCACGACTGCCATGGCCGTTGCTGCCGACCTCGGCATCGACAAGGTCGAGGCGGAGGTGCTTCCCGAGCAGAAGAGCGCCGCCGTCGAGCGATTGTCGAAAAGCGGCAAAGTCGTTGCGATGGCAGGAGATGGAATCAACGACGCTCCAGCGCTCGCCAAAGCGGCCGTGGGTTTGGCCATGGGAACGGGCACCGACGTCGCGATGCAGAGCGCAGGCATCACGCTCGTGAAGGGCGACTTGCGCGGCATCGTGCGAGCTCGTCGACTCGGTCGCGCCACGATGCGGAACATCCGGCAAAACCTGTTCTTCGCGTTCGTTTACAACGGTATTGGTGTGCCTCTTGCCGCAGGGCTCCTCTACCCGTTTTTCGGCATCTTGCTGAGCCCCATGTTTGCAAGCGCGGCGATGAGTCTGAGCAGCGTTTCGGTCATCGCCAATTCGTTGCGCCTTCGAACGATACGCCTGTGA